The segment CCGGCACGGTCATCGCCATGCACATCGGTTCCTCCTCGCGCATGCCGTCCACCTCCGCCGACGCCCCGCCGGCCGTCGGCTCCACCATCACCTTCGCCAACTGCTGCTTCTCGATGGTCGACTGGCTGATGAGCGGCAAGTTCGAGCGCTTCCCCAACCTGAAGATCATGTACGCCGAGGGCCAGATCGGCTGGATCCCCTACATCCTGGAGCGCGCCAACGTGGTCTGGGAGGAGAACCGCGGCTGGGGCGGGGTCGCCGACAAGGTCCACCGGCCGCCGTCCGAGCTCTTCGCCGAGCACGTCTTCGGCTGCTTCTTCGACGACGCGTTCGGCCTGAAGAACCTCGACTCCATCGGCGTCGGCAACGTCCTCTACGAGACGGACTACCCGCACTCGGACTCCACCTGGCCCAAGTCGCGGGAGGTCGGCGAGGCCCAGATGGGCCACCTGGACCCCGAGGTGGTCGACCGCATCGTGCGCGGCAACGCCATCGACCTGCTGGGGCTCACCCCGGAGGGGCTCTGGGCGGGGGCCTGAGACGGCGGCAGGGGGGTGGGGAGCCCGGCCGCACCGGCGCCCCACCCCCCCTGCGGCTTCGGCGTCCGGCCCCGCCGGGCCCTCGCGCCTGCTCAGACGCCGGCGGTCGGCACGCGTCCGCCCGTCACCACCGGGCGGACGTGCGTCAGCAGCAGTTCCAGGAAGCGGTCCGGGCGGCGCAGTGCCGCGAAGTGGCTCGCGTCCTCGATCAGCGCGAAGGCCTTCACCGGTGCCTCCACCGCGTCGAAGTAGGCCCGGGCGCGGGCCGCCGGGGTGATCACGTCCAGGGCGCCCTGGAAGACGAAGAACGGCACCTCGAAGCGGGTCCCCTCGGCCCAGTCGTCGAAGCCGTGCGTGCCCGCCGTGACGGGCTGCGAGAAGCCCTGTCCCTTGAAGTAGGCGGCGATCCGGCCGGGGGAGTACAGCGGCGAGAGCCACATGGAGCCGAGGATCACCTTCTTCACGGTGTCGAGGGTGAGCGGGTCGCTGCCGGCGCACCGCTTGTCGTACGAGGACCGCTGCGCCGGGGTCCAGCGGCGCGGGTCCGGTCCCATCGCCTCGATCTCCGCCGCGTCCTTCTTCTTCCCGGCCGCCCGCAGCCGCTCCAGCGTGGCGTCGTAGGCGGAGGTGTCCCGCCCGGGCTCCAGGACGTTCTGGTCGGTGCCGACGTACGCCGAGAACAGCTCGGGGTGGCTGCGGGCCAGCCGGAGCCCGAACACGGTGCCGAAGGAGCTCGGCAGCAGCACCACCCGGTCGACGCCGAGGCGCTCCCGGACGTGGTGGACGACCTCCAGCGCGTCCGCGTACAGCCGCTCGAAGGACGGCTCGCCGCCCTGGCCCGAGGGGCCGCCGTGGGCGAAGGTCAGCCCGCTGCCGCGCATGTCCCAGCGGACCAGCGTGAAGTGCTCCTCCCAGGCCCGGGTGCGGGCCCCGTAGGGAGAGTTGGCCGCGCCGGGGCCGCCGTGGAGCTCCAGCAGCACCGGGTTGGCGCGGTCCTCGCCGCGCACCGAGATCCACTGGTCGATCCCGCCGATGCGGACGAAGCCCTGCTCGTCGATGCCGTTCGGCGTGTCGATGCGCATCAGGCGGGCGTTCGCGGACCGGCGTACGGCGCGGTGGGTGAAGAGGCCGGCGGCGGGAGCGGCGAGCGCGGCGGCGGTGACGGCGGTGGTGATGATCCCGAGCATTACTGTTTCCCCCAGACGCTGTTTTGCTGACGAGGGGGAGACTACGGCAACGGCGCGGTTTGTAAAGGGGTTTGACGCGTCGGGGCCCGGCCGGCCCCAAGGGCCGCGATCCCGCCATCCCAGCGGCGCGCGAGGGCCGGACCTTGCACCCCGGGCCGTTGCCGGGGCATGCTTCGCCAGGGCAAAGCGGGAGGGATCATGGCGGTGGACAAGCGGTCCGTGGTGACGGCGGTGCTGTGTGCCGTGGCGGCACTGGGCGCCTCGGCGGCGGTCGCCGAACTCGTCCCGCCGCCCGAGGCGACCGCCCCCGTGCACGCCAAGTCGGCCGCCGCGCCCTCCGGCTCACCGAACGCCTCTTCGCGCCCGCAAGCGTCGAAGCCACAGCTGGGCAAGCCCCGCCAGACCCCCGCCGCGCCCGCCGCGCCCAACCAGGCCAAGGCCGCCGCCTTCACCGGGGCCCTGTTCACCGGCAGCCTGGACGGCGACCACTTCTGCACCGCGACGGTGGTCCGCAGCCCCGGCAAGAACATGCTCGTCACCGCCGGGCACTGCCTCCTGGAAGGGCAGCAGTCCCGCGACGGGGGCGCCGTCTTCGCACCCGGGTACACGAACGGCGTCGCTCCGTACGGGGTCTGGAAGATAGAGCAGGTCTTCGAGGACAAGCGCTGGGCCGACGACACGGACGACGACTACGACCTCGCCTTCGCCCGCCTCGCCCCCGACGACAAGGGCCGCAACATCGAGGACCTCACCGGCGGCGCCGCCCTCGACACCAGCGGCCGCGCGGGCGAGGAGGTCACGGTGACGGGCTACCCCGCCGACCGCAAGGTCCCCCGCACCTGCACGGCGGTCTCCGTACGCACCAGCGAGCGCGAGCAGCGCTTCGACTGCGCCGACTTCCCGGGCGGAACCAGCGGCAGCGCCTGGCTCGGCCGCGACGGCAAGATCATCGGCATCCTGACGGGCGGCGACACGGACGACGTCTCCACGAGCACCATCCTCGGCGACTACGCCGCCCAGCTGTACGCAAAGGCCACCGCGCCCCAGCGGTGACGGGTCCGCGGGGCGGCGGGGTGCCGGGGGGCGGGGTAGCCGGGCGGTCCCGGCCGGCCTCCGGGCGGCCCCGGTGGGCCTCCGGGCGGCCCCGGCTGGTCCCGGGGCGTCCCCGTCGGCCCCAGAGCGTCCCGGGCGGTCCAGGCTGGTTCCGGGGCGTCCCGGGGCGTCCCGGGTGATGCCGCCAATTCCGGGGCGGTTCCGGCTGGTCCCGGCCGGCCTCCGGGCGGTCCCGGCTGGTCCCGGGGCGTCCCCGTCGGCCCCAGAGCGTCCCGGGCGGTCCCGGCTGGTCCCGGGGCGTCCCGGGTGATGCCGCCAATTCCGGGGCGGTTCCGGCTGGTCCCGGGCCGATCCCCGGGTGACCTCGGCCGCCCCCAGGCATCCCCGGCCGGCCCCGGCCGGCGCACCCGTCCTCCCTCGGGCGGGGGAGGGCGCCTCCCTCCCGGGCGCGATGTCCGGCGGGTGGTTTCCGGCCAGGATCGGGGGCGACCCGACCGCCGCTCCCGGAGGAGACCACCGCCATGCACCGCACGCTCCTGCTGCGCCTCGCCGCACCCCTCGCCCTCGCCGCCGCCCTCACCGCCACGGCCTGCCTCCCGGCCTCGGCGACGGAGGCGCCCCCGGCGACGGGGACGTCCTCGGTGGCGGAGGCGTACTCGGCCGTCCCCGCCGGACCGGGCGTGCCCGCCGGACTTGGCGCCCCCGTCGGCCAGGGCGTCCGCGTCGGGCTGGCCGTTTCCGCCGGCTCGGGCGTCCCCGCCGGACCGGCCGTCCCCGCAGTGGGTGGGATCAGCGGGTGGGCGCGGATGGCCTACGGCGACCCCCGCGACGACGTCCAGATCTCCGTCGACGCCCACGGCCTGTTCGCCCCGGCGGGTTCCCCCACCGCCACCCGCTCCTGGGGGGTCTTCCGCATCCAGCACTACTCGCCCGCCAAGGACGGTCAGCCCGCGAACTTCAACTGGGGGGACTTCGTCGTCGACTGCCTGAGGGTGGACGGCACGGAGGTGTCCGTGACGGGCCGGATCGTCGACGCCGGCCCGGCGTGGGAGCCGTTCCTGAACCGCAGGCCCCTGCCGGCCCGCATGGGCCTCAGCTTCCACGTCCCCGGCCCGGGCGGCCGGCCCGACGAGGCGCGCGTCGGCCTCACGCCCCCGGCCGAGGAGGGCACCCCGGACATCCCGAAGTGCTCGACCCGGCCCGCCGACTCGGCCCTGGCGGCGGGCGGCTACCGGCTCCGACCCGGGCTCTAGTATGGGAACGTGCATTCGAATCCCGACGCCGGGCCGGCGGCTCCGGGGCCTCCGGCCCCGGGGGAGCGCCCGCCCCTCACTCCCGCCCTCACCGGTGACGAACTCGCCCGCTGGTACTGGACGCTGGCCGAGCTGACCGACCTGGCCCGGCGGCTCGGCGTACCCCGCGGCGGCGGTAAGGCCGCGCTCGGGGAACGGCTGCGGGCCGTGCTCGACGGCAAGCCGCTCCCCACCGCCGCCGCCCGCCGGCCCGCGGCCGTCCGGCAGCTGTCCGCGCCGGTGGACGGGGACTCCGTCATCCCCGAGGGGCAGCGCTGCAGCCAGGTGCTGCGGGAGTACTTCCGGCGGGAGACCGGGCCGGGGTTCCACTTCGACGGGTACATGCGCGCCTACATCGCGGAGAACCCGGGCCGCACCCTGGCCGAAGCGGTCGCCCACTGGCACGCCACCCGGGCGGCGGCGGCCGGACCCCAGGAGATCGGCGCCCAGTTCGAGTTCAACCGCTTCCTGCGCGCCTGGCACGCGGACCATCCGGGCGGCACGAGGGACGAGGCCCTGGCGGCCTGGCACACCCACCGCTCCGCCCCGCGGAAACCGCCGGGGTCGGGCGGGTCCGCGGGGGCCATCGGCACCGCCCGTTCCGTCTGAAAATGCGTTGAGCCGTCCCCGCGGTGCGGCCGAGTATCGGGCCATGGGACATCTCGAAGCCTCGCACCTGGAGTACTACCTGCCCGACGGGAGGGTGCTGCTCGGCGACGCCTCGTTCAGAGTGGGCGAGGGGTCGGTGGCCGCGCTGGTCGGCGCCAACGGTGCGGGCAAGACCACGCTGCTGCGGCTGCTCTCGGGGGAGTTGCAGCCGCACGGCGGGACCGTCACCTCCAGCGGCGGCATCGGGGTCATGCACCAGTTCGTCGGCTCGGTGCGTGACGACCGCACGGTCCGCGACCTGCTGGTCTCGGTGTCGCAGCCGCGGATCCGGCAGGCCGCGGCCGCCGTGGACGCGGCCGAGCACCTGATCATGACGGTCGACGACGAGGCCGCGCAGCTGGCCTACGCCCAGGCGCTCAGCGACTGGGCCGAGGCCCGCGGGTACGAGGCCGAGACCGTCTGGGACATGTGCACGATGGCGGCCCTCGGCATGCCGTACGACCGGGCCCAGTTCCGGGAGGTGCGAACGCTGTCCGGCGGCGAGCAGAAACGGCTCGTGCTGGAAGCGCTGCTGCGCGGCCCGGACGAGGTGCTGCTGCTGGACGAGCCGGACAACTACCTCGACGTGCCCGGCAAGCGCTGGCTGGAGGAGCGGCTGCGGGAGACCCGCAAGACGGTGCTGTTCATCTCCCACGACCGGGAACTGCTGGCGCGGGCCGCGCAGCGCATCGTGGCGGTGGAACCCGGTCCCGCCGGCTCCGACGTGTGGGTGCACGGCGCGGGCTTCGGGACCTTCCACGCGGCACGGGAGGAGCGTTTCGCACGCTTCGACGAACTGCGGCGCCGCTGGGACGAGAAGCGGGCGCAGCTGAAACGGCTCGTGCAGGACCTGCGGCAGTACGCCGCCCGCAGCGACGAGATGGCCTCGCGCTACCAGGCGGCCAAGACCCGGCTGCGCAAGTTCGAGGAGATCGGCCCGCCGCCGGAGCCGCCGCGCAAGCAGGAGATCCGGATGCGCCTGCAGGGCGGCCGCACCGGCGTACGGGCCGTGGTCTGCGAGGAGCTGGAGCTGACCGGGCTGATGAAGCCGTTCTCGCTGGAGGTCTTCTACGGGGAGCGCGTCGCGGTCCTCGGCTCGAACGGCTCCGGCAAGTCGCACTTCCTGCGGCTCCTGGCGGGTGAGGACGTCCGGCACACGGGTGCGTGGAAGCTGGGCGCACGCGTGGTGCCGGGCCACTTCGCCCAGACGCACGCCCATCCCGAGCTGGTGGGACGCACCCTGGTGGACATCCTGTGGACCGAGCACGCCAAGGACCGGGGCGGGGCGATGTCGGCGCTGCGGCGGTACGAGCTGGAACGCCAGGGGGACCAGCCCTTCGACAAGCTGTCGGGCGGACAGCAGGCACGCTTCCAGATCCTGCTGCTGGAGCTGGCGGGGACCACCGCGCTGTTCCTCGACGAGCCGACGGACAACCTCGACCTGGAGTCCGCGGAGGCCCTGCAGGAGGGCCTGGAGGCGTACGAGGGCACGGTGCTGGCGGTGACGCACGACCGCTGGTTCGCCCGCTCCTTCGACCGCTACCTGGTGTTCGGCTCGGACGGGGTCGTCCGGGAGACCGCGGAACCGGTGTGGGACGAGCGGCGGGTCGAACGGGTGCGCTGAGGCCGGGCGGTGGAGGGCCGGCCGGCGGGGCTAGGTGACGAGGCCGAAGTGGACCGGTTCGGCCTGGGTGCCGGCGAGGAGGTCCGGCAGGCGCGGGGGCCAGAGGGGCTCGCCGAGGGTGGCGAGGCGCTCCGGTGAGAGCCACTGCCAGTGGATGCCGGGGTCCTCGAGGACGGGCTCCCGGCGGGGGCCGGTGGTGACGTAGATGTGCTCGTGCTGCCGGACGGGGATGCCCTCGTGGGTGAAGTCGTGCTCCCAGGTGCACAGCAGCCGCTGCGGCTCCAGGTCGGTCCACCCGGTCTCCTCGCGCAACTCCCGCCGCACGCACTCCTCGGGGGTCTCGCCAGGATCCATACCGCCGCCCGGCGGCAGCCAGTGGATGCCGACTTCGACGTTGTTCTCCCGGAACAGGAACACCGACCCGCTGGGGGAGAGGACGACAATGCGCGCTGCCTGACGCGGAGTTCTCATCATCGCAGGGTACGGCGGCGGGGCCGGGGGTGGGAGGGGTGGGACGGTGGCTGCGGCTGGAGGGCGGTGGCTGCGGCTGGGGGTGGGCGGTGCCCCTTCGCCGGGGTCGGTGGGGTGTCGGGGGCTTCCCGCCAGTCCACTGTCCTTTCGTGCCGGTCCGGCCTGTCAAGGGCGCTCCTTCGTCGCGTCGCTCCGCGATCGCCTGCGGCGACCCTTGACAGACCGGCCCGTCCCGAAATGCCAAAGACTGTCGGAAAGCCCCCGAAGGAACGGCATGGTCCAACCTCAAGATCTGCGACACGGTCCGGAAATGCGACGGCCCGTTCCGCCCGGCAGACCGGCCATCCGGCCCAGCTGCGAAGCCGTCCCCCCGGCCGGGCAGACGGCCGCCCCAGATCGCTACGCGCTCCTCCGGTTCCAGCGTCCGCCCGCCGTCCAGGGCTGATCCCCGCACCTCATGCCAATGAGGACGTCATCGGGGCCGGTGGGCGCCACAGATCGCTACGCGCTCCTCCCGTTTCGGCGTCCGACGGCCGTCCGGGGCCGATACCTGCACCTCATGCCCATCAGGACGTCATCGGGGCCGCCGGACGCCACAGATCGCTACGCGCTTCTCGAAGCTCGGCGGCTGGCCGACTTGGTGGGCTGATATCCGCACAAAGGGAGCAGTGGGGGATGGTGGGGACGTCAGGTGGCGGCAGGATTCCGGTTCTTGCCGGCTGGGGGTGGTCTCGGCCTGATCTTGGCTGTAAAGTTCATCTCGAGCTCGCGGCCGGGAAACCGGTGGTGGGACTGGCGTTGGTGGTCCAAGGAAAGGCACCCCACTTCCTGTGGGGGGATGCAGGTGCAAGGCCTGCCCAGCGCTCGATCAAGGCCCCGGCCTCCTCAGGGAGGTCGGGGCCTTTTGCTTGCGGTCTCAGATGGCGGTGGAGACCGCCGTGTGGCGCCATGCGTCGAGTTCGCGCCGGACCAGGGCGAGCTTCGCCTCGACGCGTTCGACCGCGTCCGTGCCCAGCTGCAGGCGCAGCGGCGGTTCGGCGACCTCGGTGATGTCGACGATGGCCTTGGCGCCCTTCACGGGGTCGCCGGGCTGGCGGCCGTCGTTCGTGGCCAGCGCCTCGCGCACCGGACCCGCGCCCACGGCGTAGTCGGGGATGGTGGCGGGTTCGAACCGGATGCTCGAACTGTTGAGGAAGTCGGTACGGAAGCCGCCCGGTTCGATGATGGTGACGCGGACGCCGAGCGGTGCGAGCTCGCCGTGCAGTGCCTCCGAGATGCCTTCGAGGGCGAACTTCGACGCGCCGTACAGACCCACCGCAGGAGCGGTGGCGAAGCCGCCCACGGAGCCGATGTTCAGGACGTGCCCGGACCGCTGGGACCGGAGCGTGGGCAGCGTCGCCCGCAACGTGTTGAGCACGCCGAACACGTTGACGTCGAACAGGTCCCGCGCAGCCTGGTCGGAGGTCTCCTCGATCGCGCCCACGAGCCCGTAGCCGGCGTTGTTGACCACGACGTCGATCCGCCCGAACTCCGCCAGCCCGGCCTCCACCGCGAGCGCCAACTGCTCCGGTCGGGTCACGTCGGCGCTCACCGCCAGCAGGCCCTCCGGCTTCTCCGGGTACGCCTTGAGCACGGCCGACGCGTCCCTCGCCGTGGCGATCACGCTGTGTCCTCGCTCCAGCGCCTCCCGGGTGATCTCCGCGCCGAGCCCACGCGATGCACCAGTGACGAACCAAACGCTCATGTTCTCCCCCAATTCCGATCGTCCGACTGGCCGACGAGTCGACGGTAGAAGCTAGAGTCGGGTCTAGATCAATAAGCACGTGACCGGAGTCACTATGGACCTGAGCATCGGCGAGGTGGCGAAGCGCAGCGGGCTGAGCGTCCACGCGCTGCGGTTCTACGAGCGGGAGGGCCTGTTCGCCAACCCGGTGCGCCGCCTGTCCAACGGCCGTCGGATCTACCACGAGGAAGACGTGGAGTGGCTGGCGATCTGCACCAAGCTCCGCTCCTCCGGCATGTCGCTGGCCGCGATCCGGGAGTACGTCGAGCTGGCCCGCCAGGGCGCGGGCAACGAACGCGACCGCCTCGATCTGCTGCGCCGGCACGAGGAGCACGTCCAGGAGCAGATCCGGGAGTTGCAAGAAGCCCTGGACGTGGTGCGCTACAAGGTACGGATCTACGAGGAACACCTCGCCCGCGGCGAGGCGGACCAGCTCTGGAACCCCACCCACCACCCCTCGGACCGCACGTCCGTCGGCCGCTGACCTTCGAGCAGCCCGTGGCGTTCTGCCGCCCCTGGCGGCCCCGATGACGTCCTGATGGGCATCGGGTGCGGATATCGGCCCACCAAGTCGGCCAGCCGCCGAGCTTCGAGGAGCGCGTAGCGATCTGTGGCGTCCCGCGGCCCCCGGATGCCCGTCCCGTCGTCATTGAGTGCGGGTATCAGCCCTGGACGGCCGCCGGACACAGAGATTCGAGGAGCGCGTAGCGATCTGGGGCGCCCACCGGCCCCGATGACGTCCTCATTGGCATGAGGTGTGGGGATCAGCCCTTGACGGCGGGCGGACGCTGAAACGGGAGGAGCGCGTAGCGATCTGGGGCGGCCGTCTGCCCGGCTGGGGGGATGGCTTCGCAGCGGGGCCGGATGGCCGGTCTGCCGGGCGGAACGAGTCGTCGCATTTCCGGACCGTGTCGCAGATCCTGAGGTTGGCCCATGCCGTTCCTTCGGGGGCTTTCCGACAGTCTTTGGCATTTCGGGACGGGCCGGTCTGTCAAGGGTCGCCGCAGGCGATCGCGGAGCGACGCGACGAAGGAGCGCCCTTGACAGGCCGGACCGGCACGAAAGGACAGTGGACTGGCGGGAAGCCCCCGACACTCCACCGACCCCGGTGAAGGGTGCACCGCCCACCCCCAGCCGGAGCCACCCCGGTGAACCGGAACCCGGGTCGCCGGTAAATGTGATCAGCTGATGTACCGTC is part of the Streptomyces katrae genome and harbors:
- a CDS encoding MerR family transcriptional regulator, yielding MDLSIGEVAKRSGLSVHALRFYEREGLFANPVRRLSNGRRIYHEEDVEWLAICTKLRSSGMSLAAIREYVELARQGAGNERDRLDLLRRHEEHVQEQIRELQEALDVVRYKVRIYEEHLARGEADQLWNPTHHPSDRTSVGR
- a CDS encoding alpha/beta fold hydrolase; the encoded protein is MLGIITTAVTAAALAAPAAGLFTHRAVRRSANARLMRIDTPNGIDEQGFVRIGGIDQWISVRGEDRANPVLLELHGGPGAANSPYGARTRAWEEHFTLVRWDMRGSGLTFAHGGPSGQGGEPSFERLYADALEVVHHVRERLGVDRVVLLPSSFGTVFGLRLARSHPELFSAYVGTDQNVLEPGRDTSAYDATLERLRAAGKKKDAAEIEAMGPDPRRWTPAQRSSYDKRCAGSDPLTLDTVKKVILGSMWLSPLYSPGRIAAYFKGQGFSQPVTAGTHGFDDWAEGTRFEVPFFVFQGALDVITPAARARAYFDAVEAPVKAFALIEDASHFAALRRPDRFLELLLTHVRPVVTGGRVPTAGV
- a CDS encoding NUDIX hydrolase, with translation MRTPRQAARIVVLSPSGSVFLFRENNVEVGIHWLPPGGGMDPGETPEECVRRELREETGWTDLEPQRLLCTWEHDFTHEGIPVRQHEHIYVTTGPRREPVLEDPGIHWQWLSPERLATLGEPLWPPRLPDLLAGTQAEPVHFGLVT
- a CDS encoding ATP-binding cassette domain-containing protein, encoding MGHLEASHLEYYLPDGRVLLGDASFRVGEGSVAALVGANGAGKTTLLRLLSGELQPHGGTVTSSGGIGVMHQFVGSVRDDRTVRDLLVSVSQPRIRQAAAAVDAAEHLIMTVDDEAAQLAYAQALSDWAEARGYEAETVWDMCTMAALGMPYDRAQFREVRTLSGGEQKRLVLEALLRGPDEVLLLDEPDNYLDVPGKRWLEERLRETRKTVLFISHDRELLARAAQRIVAVEPGPAGSDVWVHGAGFGTFHAAREERFARFDELRRRWDEKRAQLKRLVQDLRQYAARSDEMASRYQAAKTRLRKFEEIGPPPEPPRKQEIRMRLQGGRTGVRAVVCEELELTGLMKPFSLEVFYGERVAVLGSNGSGKSHFLRLLAGEDVRHTGAWKLGARVVPGHFAQTHAHPELVGRTLVDILWTEHAKDRGGAMSALRRYELERQGDQPFDKLSGGQQARFQILLLELAGTTALFLDEPTDNLDLESAEALQEGLEAYEGTVLAVTHDRWFARSFDRYLVFGSDGVVRETAEPVWDERRVERVR
- a CDS encoding trypsin-like serine peptidase, with protein sequence MAVDKRSVVTAVLCAVAALGASAAVAELVPPPEATAPVHAKSAAAPSGSPNASSRPQASKPQLGKPRQTPAAPAAPNQAKAAAFTGALFTGSLDGDHFCTATVVRSPGKNMLVTAGHCLLEGQQSRDGGAVFAPGYTNGVAPYGVWKIEQVFEDKRWADDTDDDYDLAFARLAPDDKGRNIEDLTGGAALDTSGRAGEEVTVTGYPADRKVPRTCTAVSVRTSEREQRFDCADFPGGTSGSAWLGRDGKIIGILTGGDTDDVSTSTILGDYAAQLYAKATAPQR
- a CDS encoding oxidoreductase yields the protein MSVWFVTGASRGLGAEITREALERGHSVIATARDASAVLKAYPEKPEGLLAVSADVTRPEQLALAVEAGLAEFGRIDVVVNNAGYGLVGAIEETSDQAARDLFDVNVFGVLNTLRATLPTLRSQRSGHVLNIGSVGGFATAPAVGLYGASKFALEGISEALHGELAPLGVRVTIIEPGGFRTDFLNSSSIRFEPATIPDYAVGAGPVREALATNDGRQPGDPVKGAKAIVDITEVAEPPLRLQLGTDAVERVEAKLALVRRELDAWRHTAVSTAI
- a CDS encoding DUF6434 domain-containing protein — protein: MHSNPDAGPAAPGPPAPGERPPLTPALTGDELARWYWTLAELTDLARRLGVPRGGGKAALGERLRAVLDGKPLPTAAARRPAAVRQLSAPVDGDSVIPEGQRCSQVLREYFRRETGPGFHFDGYMRAYIAENPGRTLAEAVAHWHATRAAAAGPQEIGAQFEFNRFLRAWHADHPGGTRDEALAAWHTHRSAPRKPPGSGGSAGAIGTARSV